In Pseudomonas sp. HR96, the DNA window AGATCACGGCACCGATCATGGTCGGGAATACCTGCGTCTTTTCGTCGTAGTCCAGGTCCACCGACACCACTCGGCCGATGTTGACCCCCAGGAACTCCACCGGGGCGTTGATCGCCAGGCCGCGGGTGGCCTGGTCGAAGCGCATGCGGATGTAGTGCGGCGGGCCGTCGGGCGGGGCCATGGCCGCTTCCTGGTCACTGAACAGGGTGAACTCGTTGCCCTCGGTCGCTTCCACCGGGTTGGGGCTGTACTTGGGTTCGACGAAGGCGATGCCGCCGGAGATGATCGAGGATACCGACTCGGTGTTTACCTTCAGGCCATTGGCGCCCAGGCTGATGTCCACACCGCTGGCGTTCCAGAAGCGTGTATCGGTGGTGACGAACTGATCGTTGGGCGAGTTGATGAAGACATCGAGGTCCACTCCCTTGCCGTCCTTGGACAGATGGTAGGACACCACCTGGCCGACCGGGATGCGCCGGTAATAGACCGCCGAGCCGATATCGAGCGAGCCCAGGTCGTCGGTGTGCAGCGTATAGCGGCGGCCGCGCTGGCCGTAGGTGACCGGTGGCGGCGTCTCCAGGCCGACGAAGTTCTTCTCCAGGGTTTGCGAAGAGCCGGCATCGGCGCCAATGAAGGCACCGGACAGCAGCGTGTCGATCCCGGAGATACCGCCGGCACCGATGCGCGGGCGCACCACCCAGAACCGCGAGTCCTGGGCGGTGAACGACTTGGCACTCTGATTGAGCTGCAGGCTCACCTCGACGTGGCTGCGGTCATCGCTCAGGGCGATGGCGGTGACCATGCCGATCACCACGTTCTTGTACTTGACCTGAGTCTTGCCCGCCTCCAGGCCTTCGGCGGTCTGGAAGC includes these proteins:
- a CDS encoding intermembrane transport protein PqiB, with protein sequence MTDSPNSPPAPGNPEIRRRRLNVSLVWLVPIVAALIGLSMVVHNALSAGPAVLVSFQTAEGLEAGKTQVKYKNVVIGMVTAIALSDDRSHVEVSLQLNQSAKSFTAQDSRFWVVRPRIGAGGISGIDTLLSGAFIGADAGSSQTLEKNFVGLETPPPVTYGQRGRRYTLHTDDLGSLDIGSAVYYRRIPVGQVVSYHLSKDGKGVDLDVFINSPNDQFVTTDTRFWNASGVDISLGANGLKVNTESVSSIISGGIAFVEPKYSPNPVEATEGNEFTLFSDQEAAMAPPDGPPHYIRMRFDQATRGLAINAPVEFLGVNIGRVVSVDLDYDEKTQVFPTMIGAVIYPSRLGKVHEKLVKQTGDEDDAKSAALLGQFVAHGLRAQVRNANILTGQLYISLTFVPDAKPVKFDLAARPLEIPTVPGSLDKLQEQLQAFVDKVSKLPIDQIAANLNGNLSELQKTLKQVNGDVLPQMRDTLVQTRKTLASANDTFAEDSPQRQQLSQAMDEVQRTARSVRTLTDFLGRHPEALIRGRLKDSQPDAYRSTINTSREPAQD